A window of Gloeothece verrucosa PCC 7822 genomic DNA:
ACATCATGCTCGGCGATCTTTTCCTCGGTTTAATAGATGAAACCTTCACAGTAGGTGAGGGCGATACTTTAATCAATCTCAGAATTGGCGGCAGTGGCGGCGAAGGCAGCGACTTCCTCGAAGGTGAAAGCGGGAATGATATTCTTGCCGGTGATGCAGGCAGTGATTTTATTGATGGAGCAGGAGACAGAGATATTGACGATCTGGGGACAGATACCGCTATCTATATCAATTCGCCGCTAGGAGCGCTGATCAACATTGATGAAGAAAATACTTATTTCAACATCGCCGATGTGAATACTTTAATACCAGATTTAGAGGGTACATTTGAAGTCGCTGAGGGTACAGCCTTTGACGGATTCGACGGCGTAGATACTTTACGTAATCTAGAAAATATCATTGCCTCAAATTTTGCAGATACCATTATCGGAAATGCAGAAAATAATGTCCTCGATGGTGGTGGCGGCGATGATGTTTTTATAGGCAATGCCGGCGATGACGTTATTATTGGTAACGCTTCAGGGCTTTTACTTAACATCGAGCCTAGTGTAACAACGGTAGGTTTAGACCTTAATTTACCCAGTTTTCTTGACAGTCCGATCCCGCTTCGTTTACCCACTTTTTCTCTGGAAAAAGGCAGCGATACTAGCCTCATCAGTAACACTACCACTAGCGATATTGATACAGCTAGTTACCGTCGAGACCCAGGTGCTGTTAAGGTAGAGTTAGGAGTCGTTACCACTGACAATCTAGGAGCATTATTAGCTAACTTTAATATTGATTTGCCTCCCCAAGTAGATGAATTATTAGCCCAACTTGGTACAGCAATTGATGTAGGTTTTGCTCAAGATGGTTTTGGATTTACAGATGTATTAATTAATGTTGAAAATGTGATTGGTTCTGCTTTTGATGATCAACTCAGTGGTAGCAGTAAAAACAATCAACTTTTTGGCGGTGAAGGTAACGACAAACTCGCCGGCAGTGGAGGCGACGATCTCCTCTTCGGTGAAAACGGAAAAGACAATCTTGAAGGAGGTACAGGAAATGATTTTCTAGCAGGAGGTAAAGACCAAGATACCCTAAACGGAAATTCAGGTAATGATACTGCTTCTTATGCCGCATCTGACGCAGGCGTAAAAGTGAAATTAAGCACAGGAAATGGTCAACTCGGAGATGCTGAAGGCGATCAACTCATCAGCATCGAAAATGTAGAAGGTTCTCAGTTTAATGATGACCTTGAAGGGGATGATCAAGGGAACTTTTTAAAAGGATTAGACGGTGATGATAACCTTTCCGGTAAAGGGGGGAAAGATACTATTTTTGGTGAAAGCGGCAATGATAAAATTGATGGGGGTAAAGGAGGAGATGAAATCAACGGTGGCGATGGTCAAGACATACTCATAGGGGGTGAAGGAAGCGATACTATCTTGGGTGGTCAAGGAGATGATTTAATCGACCCAGGTAACGGAATTAACCTCATTAATAGTGGTACTGGATTCGATATTACTACTTTGGGTAATGAAGGAATCAACAACATTATTCTAGAAGTCGGAGAGGGCTTTAATACCATTGAAAACTTCCGTCTTAAAACAACCAATTTAGGAGTTAGTAATGTTAATACCTTAAGATTTCAAGATGTTTCTGGAGGGGTAGAAATCTTCCTCGGTTTGAGTGAAGACAGCGAAGATCAAATTGCTTTCTTAGAAAATATTACAGCCGCGACTCTTGTAGCCCAAGCTGATGCGATTTTCTTTACCGCCTAATTCAGAAATAAAAATTTAATAAATGGACAATCTAAGCTTTAGCTCTCATTAAAAAATTAACTTAAAAATTTTAGTCAAGAACTGAGCTTAGATTTTAATTTTTCTAAAAAAAAGTTTAATAAGGAAAAACGAATATGCTGTATCATTGGTAAAAATATGGAAAATAAATTAATTACTAATCAAAAAACCGGTAAAAAAAGTAAACTCCTATCCCTTACGGGAAACAAGAAAATATTAGGACTAATTATAGCGGCTTTACTCTTGAGCGGCTTCAGTCTTTATTACTTTCTACGTTTTCGCAGTCTTAGTCCGGCCAGTTCTTCGATTGCCGCTTCAAACACTTCCAAGACTAAAGCCGTCTCAGCCTTGGGTTATATAAAACCAGAAAAAGAAGTTATTTATTTATCCGGCCCCACCTTTTTAAATACCATAGGAGGAAACCGAATAGAAAAACTTTTAGTAAAAGAAGGTGACTATGTAAAATCTGGACAACTAATCGCCATTTTAGACAACGTTTCTACATTAACAGCCGAGTTATCTTATGCTGAAGAACAAATTACCATTGCCCAAGCACGTTTAGAACAAGTGAAAGCAGGAGCCAAAAAAGGAGAAATAGAAGCACAGCAAGCTAGATTTGAGGGCAAGAAAGCCGAATTAGAAGGACAAATTAAAACTCAGCGCGAAACAATTGCCACATTACAAGCTCAGTTATTGGGAGAAGAAAATTCTCAAAATGCTCAAATCGGATCAATACAAGCCGAATTAGAAAATGCTCAAGCAGAATGTAAACGTTATCAATTACTTTATGACAATTCTGTTGTATCTGCCTCCGATCAAGAAGCTATCTGTTTAAAAGAAAAAACTAACCAAAAAAAATTAGAAGAGGCCCAAGCTTCTTTATTTCGTATCCAATTATCTAGAAAAGCTCAAATAGAGGAAGCCAAAGCAAATTTAAATAGAACCATTAGCACTTTAGAAAAACAAATTCAAGAAAATGAATCTGTCTTACAGCAAATTGCCGAAGTTCGTCCCACCGATGTAAAATTAGCTGAAGCCGAAGTTAAAAGCGCCATTGCTAATGCAAAAAAAGCCAAAGAAACGGTAGAATTAGCTTATGTGCGGGCCCCTCATTCAGGACAAATTTTAAAAATTTATACCCACGATGGAGAACGAATTAGTAATCAAGGAATTGTATCCATAGGACAAACGGCTCAGATGGCAGTTACAGCAGAAGTTTATGAATTAGATATTAGTCGAGTGCGTCTGGGACAAACAGCAAAAATTACCAGTTCTGCTTTTTCCGGAGAATTATTCGGTAAAGTCATACAAGTAGGATTAGAAATTGGAGAACAAGGTGTTATTTCCCCGGATCCTACTGTAGATGTAGATCGCCGAGTTGTTGACGTTAAAATCCGTTTAAATCCCGAGGATAGTAAAAAAGTTTCTGAACTCACCAATTTACAAGTAAATGTAGTTATTAATACTTTATAGGTCTGATTTTCTAGCTTTTTAATCCTCAAAAAAAACTGTTTACAAATAAAATAAAAAACTCGGAGTTTATAGTAATGTTTTTTGATATTCCTTTAGCTTGGCGGCAACTAATTAGAGAAAAATCACGAATGATGGTAGTTTTAACAGGGATTACCTTTGCTGATATTTTAATGTTTATGCAACTGGGGTTTCAATCGGCTTTATATGATAGTGCCGCCAGAATCCATCATAGTGTAAACGCTGATTTAGTAATGATTAGTTCGCGTTCAAAATCTCTTAGCTACATGAGAGCATTCCCGAGACGAAGATTATATCAAGCTTTAAGTTTTGATGGAGTTCAATCAGTAACGCCCATTTATGTAGGCTATCGAGATTGGAAAAACCCTAAAACCTCTGATTTCAGAACAATTTTTATTTATGGTTTTGAGCCGGTTAAACCCTTTGCCGATGTACCGGGATTAGCGGAAAATATCGACAAAATTAGAATTAAAGATAAAATTTTATTTGATCAAGCTTCTCGCTTAGAATACGGTGATATTGTCAATCAATTTCAAACAAATCAGATAGTCACTACTGAATTAGGCAATAAAAAAATTGATGTAGTAGGTTTATTTACTTTAGGGCCTACTTTTTCGGCTGATGGGAATATCATTACCAGTGATTCAACTTTTTTACACCTATTTCCTGATCGGCAGGCTGAACAAATTAACATAGGCCTTATTCAAATAAAACCCAATGCTGATATTAAACAAGTCGCTGAAAACCTTAAACAACAACTGCCTAATGATATAATTATTTATAATAAACAAGAATTTGTAGAATTTGAAAAAAGATATTGGCAAACCAGTACAGCCATTGGCTTTATTTTTGCTTTAAGTATGTCGATGGGTTTTATTGTTGGTACAGTAATCGTTTATCAAATTCTTTATACAGATGTTTCAGAACATTTATCAGAATATGCCACTTTAATTGCTATGGGCTACAAATATTCTTATTTATTAATAGTCATTTTTCAAGAATCCATCATTCTTTCAGTTTTAGGATATATGCCGAGTTTACTGATCGCGATCAATCTTTATAGTTTAACCAAATCAGCAACTTTTTTACCCATGCTGATGACCTCAGATAAAATTATATTAGTTTTTATTTTAACAGTGATAATGTGTTCTATTTCAGGACTATTAGCCATGCGGAAACTATTACAAGCCGATCCCGCCGATATATTT
This region includes:
- a CDS encoding calcium-binding protein, encoding MTLFGLFKSNINGEVDTGFPFGFEDFSTNFRIEFLPDIFAGTTGNDNITGDLGGPNVIFNLDISVDSIPDPDNRNISLPNTARDFIVGFGGNDNLVGDNSFSGGGNDIILGDAFAPNDQGLDGDDTLDGLGGNDVLIGGGGGDLLLGFDGDDIMLGDYFLRQIQVNFFIDTEDFLPNDKEDDVNIYNPDPIQFFIGNFFNESEGNDTLFGENGDDLLIGDRGDDSLNGGNDQDTLLGFGGFDNLNGGEGSDIILGDGVSFNGQGGGFNNDTLDGAGGDDIVIGGGASDVLSGGDGNDILLGDLFLGLINQTIIRNLGSITIAQADNTVISLGSISLAVGGIGGEGNDLINAGNGNDIVVGDNGNDTLNGENDNDTILGFGANDLITGSSGSDLILGDGISVDNVGGSAGSDILQGGSENDTLIGGGGGDLISGDDGNDVILGDLFLGLIDTTLSANGIVLRVGGSGGEGSDILNGNNGDDVIIGDEGNDSISGDAGSDKVLGFGGSDFVSGGSEDDILLGDGFSADPVGGAAGRDVLDAGEGDDILVGGGSGDTLNGGDGNDIMLGDLFLGLIDETFTVGEGDTLINLRIGGSGGEGSDFLEGESGNDILAGDAGSDFIDGAGDRDIDDLGTDTAIYINSPLGALINIDEENTYFNIADVNTLIPDLEGTFEVAEGTAFDGFDGVDTLRNLENIIASNFADTIIGNAENNVLDGGGGDDVFIGNAGDDVIIGNASGLLLNIEPSVTTVGLDLNLPSFLDSPIPLRLPTFSLEKGSDTSLISNTTTSDIDTASYRRDPGAVKVELGVVTTDNLGALLANFNIDLPPQVDELLAQLGTAIDVGFAQDGFGFTDVLINVENVIGSAFDDQLSGSSKNNQLFGGEGNDKLAGSGGDDLLFGENGKDNLEGGTGNDFLAGGKDQDTLNGNSGNDTASYAASDAGVKVKLSTGNGQLGDAEGDQLISIENVEGSQFNDDLEGDDQGNFLKGLDGDDNLSGKGGKDTIFGESGNDKIDGGKGGDEINGGDGQDILIGGEGSDTILGGQGDDLIDPGNGINLINSGTGFDITTLGNEGINNIILEVGEGFNTIENFRLKTTNLGVSNVNTLRFQDVSGGVEIFLGLSEDSEDQIAFLENITAATLVAQADAIFFTA
- a CDS encoding ABC exporter membrane fusion protein, with product MENKLITNQKTGKKSKLLSLTGNKKILGLIIAALLLSGFSLYYFLRFRSLSPASSSIAASNTSKTKAVSALGYIKPEKEVIYLSGPTFLNTIGGNRIEKLLVKEGDYVKSGQLIAILDNVSTLTAELSYAEEQITIAQARLEQVKAGAKKGEIEAQQARFEGKKAELEGQIKTQRETIATLQAQLLGEENSQNAQIGSIQAELENAQAECKRYQLLYDNSVVSASDQEAICLKEKTNQKKLEEAQASLFRIQLSRKAQIEEAKANLNRTISTLEKQIQENESVLQQIAEVRPTDVKLAEAEVKSAIANAKKAKETVELAYVRAPHSGQILKIYTHDGERISNQGIVSIGQTAQMAVTAEVYELDISRVRLGQTAKITSSAFSGELFGKVIQVGLEIGEQGVISPDPTVDVDRRVVDVKIRLNPEDSKKVSELTNLQVNVVINTL
- the devC gene encoding ABC transporter permease DevC; protein product: MFFDIPLAWRQLIREKSRMMVVLTGITFADILMFMQLGFQSALYDSAARIHHSVNADLVMISSRSKSLSYMRAFPRRRLYQALSFDGVQSVTPIYVGYRDWKNPKTSDFRTIFIYGFEPVKPFADVPGLAENIDKIRIKDKILFDQASRLEYGDIVNQFQTNQIVTTELGNKKIDVVGLFTLGPTFSADGNIITSDSTFLHLFPDRQAEQINIGLIQIKPNADIKQVAENLKQQLPNDIIIYNKQEFVEFEKRYWQTSTAIGFIFALSMSMGFIVGTVIVYQILYTDVSEHLSEYATLIAMGYKYSYLLIVIFQESIILSVLGYMPSLLIAINLYSLTKSATFLPMLMTSDKIILVFILTVIMCSISGLLAMRKLLQADPADIF